Proteins encoded in a region of the Streptococcus sanguinis genome:
- the hemC gene encoding hydroxymethylbilane synthase has protein sequence MKVIKVGTRKSKLAMTQTQQLVDQIKALHPERDFVLVPYTTKGDRLTHVSLQEIGGKGVFVKEIERALLAGEIDMAVHSLKDMPAKLAEGCALGAISQREDVRDCLIFRQAGQTLADLPEGALIGTSSIRRQVQLQAQRPDLAFKPLRGNIDTRIKKLEEGEYDAIVLAMAGLKRLGWLDQSRLHLQPLETSLCLPAISQGALAVECREEDEELRSLLAAVQDEKTAAEVAVERAVLAQMNADCTFPIAALAQKNGQDYQLEAMLAKEDGQCVFVSLQGQDGQQLAEQAVRQLADKGAVGMPWLKK, from the coding sequence ATGAAGGTCATTAAGGTAGGAACCCGCAAGAGTAAGCTGGCCATGACCCAGACCCAACAGTTAGTGGACCAGATCAAGGCGCTCCATCCAGAGCGGGACTTTGTCCTTGTTCCCTATACTACAAAGGGAGATCGTTTGACCCATGTCAGCCTCCAGGAAATTGGCGGCAAGGGAGTCTTTGTCAAGGAAATCGAGCGGGCTCTCTTGGCTGGTGAGATTGATATGGCGGTCCACAGTCTCAAGGACATGCCGGCTAAACTAGCTGAGGGTTGTGCGCTCGGTGCGATTAGTCAGCGAGAAGATGTCCGGGATTGCTTGATTTTCCGTCAAGCTGGCCAGACGCTGGCGGACCTGCCTGAGGGTGCTCTGATAGGAACCAGCAGCATTCGCCGACAAGTTCAGTTGCAGGCTCAGAGACCGGATTTGGCTTTTAAGCCACTGCGAGGCAATATTGATACACGCATCAAGAAGCTGGAAGAAGGTGAATACGATGCGATTGTCTTGGCTATGGCTGGACTTAAACGTTTGGGCTGGCTGGACCAAAGCCGTCTTCACCTTCAGCCTTTAGAAACCAGTCTTTGCCTGCCAGCTATCTCTCAGGGCGCTTTGGCAGTGGAATGCCGGGAAGAGGATGAGGAACTGCGGAGTCTCTTGGCGGCTGTTCAGGATGAGAAGACAGCTGCTGAAGTGGCAGTTGAGCGGGCAGTTTTGGCTCAGATGAATGCAGATTGCACCTTCCCTATCGCTGCTTTGGCCCAGAAAAACGGTCAGGACTATCAGCTAGAGGCCATGCTGGCCAAGGAGGACGGCCAATGTGTCTTTGTCAGCCTGCAGGGGCAGGATGGCCAGCAATTGGCAGAGCAGGCTGTGCGCCAGTTAGCCGATAAGGGAGCAGTAGGAATGCCATGGTTAAAAAAATAA